One stretch of Pyrenophora tritici-repentis strain M4 chromosome 4, whole genome shotgun sequence DNA includes these proteins:
- a CDS encoding Herpes-BLLF1 multi-domain protein, with protein MFLRNTISLTLAALVAAQSSSSEPCAIVASQFARLESIPAELAYQCLESVPVDVQGNTQLIDELKKLWEFHSEILWLKNPGEEWEYGALDIQKELDDVKTNLNSFSSEYAVQLAIQDITIKTGNFHFNWRPDILEVFDWGRPINVASISEDGKALPKLYVADDVALLAEGREDVSDITEINGEKPYDFLKSASRSQYIDSDGLVNDMLAKGDTDNAGSFMSMSTYGGNMTEITWANGSTASIPNTVSSELNFSGVSDGKSFFDTFCKAQNETESSMQKRAQTGAGAHPFLSRTALGQTPTIPISEYHIRNKRQMPTATYPSAVAQASSGVVAGYFLSGTGYENVAVLKIMSFNNPTTFMSERDFNNEFQSTVASFLRQCMAAKKQKLIIDLRENGGGNTNLLLDAFMQLFPDMEPFSGQRYRASEPFLKIGDVINEIMADPAKSNVYKQVTEEMINEDYLYRFWLYNHFRNSEGVEFTSWDEFNGPVELNGDKYTATMRYNYTDDMSITPSGFHFVNGTRATPFQPANIVMYTDALCGSSCASFHEELKNIAGVKSVTVGGRPENKPIQAVTGTKGGEVLPLYYYQLFADVALNVSEKISLNTASANDTVLEGIANIPQIMMRADGASSRMQAQDQVRKGDKTGTPLQYIYEASDCRVFYTPASYADPDAAWKQAWDAFLDEGNCVEGSTKHESSISGGFQPYGAGELKTVDQPKGAGAQSAAASGGVKRGGVVVAVVAVAFSVFMAL; from the exons atgTTCCTAAGAAACACTATATCTCTGACCTTAGCGGCGCTAGTAGCCGCTCAGTCCTCATCTTCGGAGCCCTGTGCTATCGTCGCATCGCAATTCGCAAGACTCGAATCCATCCCAGCTGAACTTGCCTACCAATGTCTCGAGTCGGTCCCCGTTGACGTTCAGGGAAACACACAACTCATCGACGAACTCAAGAAGTTGTGGGAATTCCATTCCGAAATCTTATGGCTGAAGAATCCGGGAGAAGAGTGGGAATACGGAGCTTTGGATATTCAGAAGGAGTTGGACGATGTCAAGACCAACTTGAACTCTTTTTCAAGCGAATACGCCGTACAACTCGCTATCCAGGACATCACGATCAAGACCGGCAATTTCCATTTCAACTGGCGACCGGATATACTGGAGGTGTTTGACTGGGGTAGACCGATCAACGTTGCTTCTATTTCAGAGGATGGCAAGGCTCTTCCGAAGTTGTACGTTGCCGATGACGTCGCATTGTTGGCTGAGGGCAGAGAGGACGTCTCCGACATCACCGAGATCAACGGTGAGAAACCTTACGACTTCCTCAAGTCTGCCTCCCGGTCACAATACATTGACTCTGATGGGTTGGTCAACGACATGCTTGCCAAGGGAGACACGGATAACGCAGGCTCTTTTATGAGCATGTCGACATACGGCGGAAACATGACAGAGATTACCTGGGCGAACGGCTCGACGGCATCCATTCCCAATACTGTCAGCTCCGAACTCAACTTCTCTGGTGTCTCCGACGGCAAGTCTTTCTTCGACACCTTTTGCAAGGCTCAAAACGAAACAGAGAGTTCCATGCAGAAGAGGGCCCAGACTGGCGCTGGCGCCCACCCCTTCCTCTCCCGCACGGCTCTTGGGCAAACACCGACTATACCGATCAGCGAATACCACATTCGAAACAAGCGCCAGATGCCTACCGCTACTTACCCATCAGCAGTTGCCCAGGCATCCAGCGGCGTCGTGGCTGGGTATTTCCTGAGTGGCACCGGCTACGAGAATGTGGCAGTTCTCAAGATCATGTCCTTCAACAACCCGACCACCTTTATGAGCGAGAGAGACTTCAACAACGAATTTCAGTCAACTGTAGCCTCCTTCCTCCGCCAGTGCATGGCCGCCAAGAAGCAAAAACTCATCATCGACTTGCGCGAAAACGGCGGTGGCAACACCAACCTGCTACTCGACGCCTTCATGCAACTGTTTCCTGATATGGAGCCTTTTTCCGGACAACGCTACAGAGCCAGTGAGCCCTTTCTCAAAATCGGTGACGTTATCAACGAGATCATGGCGGACCCAGCGAAATCAAACGTATATAAGCAAGTCACCGAAGAGATGATCAACGAAGACTACCTCTACAGGTTCTGGCTCTACAACCACTTCCGCAACTCCGAAGGCGTCGAATTCACCAGCTGGGACGAGTTCAACGGTCCCGTGGAGCTAAACGGCGACAAGTACACCGCCACAATGCGATACAAC TACACTGACGACATGTCCATAACACCATCCGGCTTCCACTTCGTAAACGGCACACGCGCGACGCCCTTCCAGCCCGCAAATATCGTAATGTACACCGACGCCCTCTGCGGCTCCTCATGCGCCTCCTTCCACGAAGAGCTCAAAAACATCGCGGGCGTCAAATCCGTCACCGTCGGCGGCCGCCCAGAAAACAAGCCCATCCAAGCCGTCACCGGCACAAAAGGCGGAGAGGTCCTCCCATTATACTACTACCAACTGTTCGCCGACGTCGCACTGAACGTGTCGGAGAAAATTAGCCTCAACACTGCTTCGGCAAACGACACTGTGCTCGAGGGTATTGCGAATATCCCTCAGATTATGATGAGAGCTGATGGTGCGAGTTCGCGGATGCAAGCGCAGGACCAAGTGCGCAAGGGCGATAAGACGGGTACGCCGCTGCAGTACATCTACGAGGCGAGTGATTGCAGGGTTTTTTATACACCGGCTTCGTACGCTGATCCTGATGCTGCGTGGAAGCAGGCTTGGGATGCTTTTCTCGATGAGGGCAACTGCGTTGAGGGGTCTACTAAACATGAGAGTTCCATTTCGGGTGGGTTCCAGCCGTATGGCGCTGGGGAACTCAAGACGGTGGATCAGCCAAAGGGCGCAGGCGCACAGAGTGCGGCTGCGAGTGGTGGTGTGAAGAGAGGTGGTGTGGTggttgctgttgttgctgttgcatTTAGCGTTTTCATGGCATTGTAG
- a CDS encoding SPS1, Serine/threonine protein kinase, protein MVPAPPNSQVAPLPTDLPFRLVSKTIGQGAYASIRKAIPINAPKPVIAIKFINKEHAFRTGRLTPKQIKMEIVLHTHLGKHHNIIHCLGSGEDPLWTWIAMELAEGGDLFDKIEADEGVGEDIAHLYFSQLVSAVAYMHSMGVAHRDIKPENVLLSAEGDLKLSDFGLAALFKKDGQLRLCNTVCGSPPYIAPEIVSGRRSKRADVLDVGYAANICDIWSCGVVLFVLLVGNTPWDEPTTRSEEFKEFAESGGHTTDELWAKLPPSIVSLLRGMLKIDPQERFTLDEVRTHPWFTRKNPYLTPSGRNANPVGLATQMLSQLRIDFTRPPTQSQRGFSQDSNGSDAMDIDGDTSPRRSSAIHILASTQPETPTADTPFDWERPPRLPSHDGVSASQPENHLTRRVQIGTTPFMSQLPSSTQDMLSQDPSMTQFSSTPGVPLTFTQAARKFADILPSYSMARFISPHPLTNLLPLLLAALHRLGVPAPSLPAQHVEEAERTGSMSIRVKMADGRRQGLNGHIVVEKAVYEGAEYWEVRFVKASGDPLEWRRFFKNVVLCVGDLVLRPN, encoded by the exons ATGGTGCCTGCGCCGCCAAACAGCCAAGTCGCCCCTCTACCCACAGACCTACCGTTCCGACTCGTCAGTAAGACCATCGGACAAGGCGCATATGCATC TATTCGCAAAGCCATTCCTATAAACGCTCCCAAACCCGTCATCGCCATCAAGTTCATAAACAAAGAACATGCCTTCCGTACCGGTCGCCTCACCCCGAAGCAGATCAAGATGGAAATAGTCTTGCACACCCATCTCGGCAAACATCACAACATCATCCACTGTCTGGGCTCAGGTGAAGACCCGCTCTGGACGTGGATAGCCATGGAATTGGCCGAGGGTGGCGACCTTTTTGACAAGATTGAGGCCGACGAAGGTGTAGGAGAGGATATTGCACACCTTTACTTCTCGCAGCTCGTGAGCGCTGTGGCGTATATGCACAGCATGGGTGTGGCCCATCGAGACATCAAGCCCGAGAATGTGTTGTTGAGTGCAGAGGGAGACCTGAAGTTGAGTGACTTTGGATTGGCAGCATTGTTCAAGAAGGACGGGCAGTTGCGACTTTGCAACACCGTATGCGGTTCTCCGCCTTACATTGCGCCAGAGATTGTCAGCGGGAGGCGAAGCAAGAGGGCAGATGTGCTAGACGTCGGATACGCAGCGAACATCTGCGATATCTGGAGTTGCGGCGTCGTTCTCTTTGTACTCCTCGTCGGCAACACGCCATGGGACGAACCCACGACTCGGTCAGAAGAGTTCAAGGAATTCGCTGAGTCGGGAGGCCACACTACTGATGAGCTCTGGGCCAAACTTCCCCCCTCCATCGTAAGCTTGCTACGCGGCATGCTGAAGATCGACCCACAAGAGCGCTTCACACTGGACGAAGTACGCACCCATCCATGGTTTACACGCAAGAATCCATACTTGACACCAAGCGGACGCAACGCAAACCCAGTCGGACTTGCAACTCAAATGCTATCTCAACTTCGCATCGACTTCACACGGCCACCCACCCAATCCCAACGCGGCTTCTCACAAGATAGCAACGGTAGCGATGCCATGGACATTGACGGCGACACATCACCCCGCCGCAGCAGCGCCATCCACATCCTCGCCTCCACCCAACCCGAGACCCCAACCGCAGACACGCCTTTTGACTGGGAACGTCCACCCCGTCTCCCCAGCCATGATGGCGTATCTGCTTCCCAGCCTGAAAACCATCTCACCCGTCGCGTTCAAATCGGTACCACACCATTCATGTCGCAGCTCCCGTCTTCAACCCAGGATATGCTCTCCCAAGACCCCAGCATGACGCAATTTAGCTCCACACCTGGCGTTCCTCTCACCTTCACGCAAGCCGCTCGTAAATTCGCGGATATACTTCCTTCGTACTCGATGGCGCGCTTCATTTCGCCTCATCCCCTGACGAACTTGCTTCCTCTCCTCCTCGCTGCACTGCACCGTCTCGGTGTTCCGGCTCCATCGCTGCCGGCTCAGCACGTTGAGGAAGCAGAGCGCACGGGAAGTATGAGCATTAGAGTTAAGATGGCAGATGGGCGTCGACAGGGTCTCAATGGCCATATCGTGGTAGAGAAGGCCGTGTACGAGGGTGCCGAGTACTGGGAGGTAAGGTTTGTGAAGGCTAGTGGAGATCCGTTGGAGTGGAGGCGGTTCTTCAAGAATGTTGTGCTTTGTGTGGGAGACTTGGTATTGAGGCCCAATTAG